From bacterium, the proteins below share one genomic window:
- a CDS encoding type IV pilus twitching motility protein PilT translates to MAVTLHQLLKQMIEMGGTDLHVTTHSAPQVRIDGALRPLTEYPPLTPVDTKRLAYSVLTDAQKHRFEENLELDFSFGMKGLARFRANVFSQRGAVAAAYRRIPYEILSFRELGLPPIVEKLCEKPRGLVLVTGPTGSGKSTTLAAMLDKINKERRDHIVTIEDPIEYLHQHQSCIVNQRELHADTHSFANALRSVLREDPDVVLIGEMRDLETIESALRIAETGHLTFATLHTNSASQTINRIIDVFPAHQQSQVRAQLSLILEGILCQSLLPRASGKGRVLALEVLIPNAAIRNLIREDKVHQIYSTMQSGQLKFGMQTFNQSLATLYFRKEITLDLALSRSSYPEELQEMINRGAGIVTQQVSGASRSKAQ, encoded by the coding sequence ATGGCAGTAACACTCCATCAGCTTTTAAAGCAAATGATCGAGATGGGAGGAACCGATCTTCACGTCACAACGCATTCGGCTCCTCAAGTGCGAATTGACGGAGCTCTCCGTCCGCTAACAGAATATCCTCCCCTCACACCAGTGGATACAAAACGGTTGGCATACAGCGTGTTGACGGATGCGCAAAAACACCGTTTTGAAGAGAATTTAGAGTTGGATTTTTCGTTTGGAATGAAAGGACTGGCACGGTTTCGCGCAAACGTTTTCAGCCAGCGGGGCGCTGTTGCTGCTGCTTACCGAAGAATTCCTTATGAGATTCTGTCCTTCCGTGAATTGGGTTTGCCACCGATCGTAGAAAAACTGTGCGAGAAACCGCGTGGACTTGTTCTGGTAACAGGTCCTACAGGCAGCGGTAAATCTACAACTCTCGCCGCCATGCTGGATAAGATCAATAAGGAGAGGCGAGATCATATCGTAACGATTGAGGATCCGATCGAATATCTGCATCAGCATCAAAGCTGCATCGTGAATCAGCGCGAGTTGCATGCCGATACGCACTCTTTTGCAAATGCGCTACGTTCTGTCTTGCGTGAAGATCCCGATGTCGTTCTGATCGGAGAAATGCGAGATCTGGAAACAATTGAATCCGCTTTGCGCATTGCAGAAACAGGACACCTTACGTTTGCGACCTTGCATACAAATTCTGCAAGCCAAACCATCAACCGTATCATTGATGTGTTTCCGGCGCACCAGCAATCGCAAGTACGCGCTCAACTGTCTTTGATCCTGGAAGGAATTCTCTGCCAATCTCTGTTACCGCGCGCCAGTGGAAAAGGTCGCGTGCTGGCCTTAGAGGTTTTGATTCCGAATGCCGCGATCCGAAACCTGATCCGAGAAGACAAAGTGCATCAAATCTATTCGACGATGCAATCGGGCCAATTAAAGTTTGGAATGCAAACATTCAACCAATCGCTTGCTACCCTTTATTTCAGAAAAGAGATTACACTGGATTTAGCTCTAAGCCGGTCCTCTTATCCGGAAGAGTTACAGGAAATGATCAATCGAGGCGCGGGAATCGTAACTCAACAAGTTTCGGGTGCAAGCCGGTCGAAAGCTCAATGA